One Balaenoptera musculus isolate JJ_BM4_2016_0621 chromosome 13, mBalMus1.pri.v3, whole genome shotgun sequence genomic window, CCATTTGCTTCTCCGTGGTGTGGTTTCATATGTTCCTCTATCCTCTATGTTTCCTGTAAATTGGAGTCCTGTAAGTTATAGCTAGCACTTGGTCACattcaggtttgattttttttttctcctggtagTGGGGCAAGCCTCTCTATAGGttcctgtgtatttttaaatatttaatttatagcatataaatatattatatactatactATGTAGTGTGTAGAGTACTTTAAAGAAATGTGTTGGGTAAAATTAAGCTTTACTTTGTAATAATGTTTAATGTGTTAAATACTGTTATTTATTATAACAATAAAAGtaggaacagggcttccctggtggcgcagtggttgaggatctgcctgccaatgcaggcgacacgggttcgagccctggtctgggaggatcccacatgccgtggagcaactaggcccgtgagccacaactactgagcctgcgcgtctggagcctgtgctccgcaacaagagaggccgtgacagtgagaggccagcgcaccgcgatgaagagtggccccccgctcgccgcaactagataaagccctcgcacagaaacgaagacccaacacagccaaaaataaaaaataaattattaaaaaaaaaagtagggacaGTAATTTTGAAGATAGTAGAGGTGTCTCCAATGCCAGCTGACCAGGAGGGCCTGTCAGTTGATTAATCACATATCAAAGACAATTAACCCAGgtcctttttttttacttttttagtggGGTCATGATGATAGAGGGTAGTGGGGTACAGCTAAGCAGATAGTTGTTTCATAGTTTTTCCTTTAATGTagtaaagtatatatttttaattctctcttctAAAATGATCCAAAAAAGCTCACACGCCACCTCAGTCCTTCACTTAGCACTTTAAAATTAATTCCGAAATTAAATGGCATCTGTAGAATTAGGAAAACTTTGGTATCTCCCTATATACCATACTTTTTTGCATAGGCTTAAGCTTTTCATCTTTGTGTCAGACTTGAAtccctgaattttaaaagaaaggtaaAACTGCTAACTGCTTAGATAATGCTAGCCGATAAcagagctatttttttctttaataaagtcTGTTATTTCATCTTCTGAAGTGTTAGACATAAAACCAGCTGGTTTTAGACagtttttaatgatttaattccaaatggaaaaaacagattggatatataaataaattttcaagtaACAAATACTGggatgaaatattctaaaatgccAGTTCTCCCTAATTATTGTAATTGAATATGATCAGTTacaaacaaactaaaagaaaacgAGTAATGGTAGCTTCACTGTTTGAAATCATAAACACCAAAATTCATTTCTCTACTACTTTGAGATACAATGTCTTTACAAAGGGTGAACTGTTAAAGTGCTTTCATATATATGATTGATTCTCACAGTGGCTGTTTTACAACTTCGTAGACTACTTCTGATTACGTGCTCATTTCTTGTAAAAGGAATGTAGGcctaatgttaattttttaaatagagagaATAATGTTGCTTTTGGTTTTGAGAATGTATTTAGCATTTTAATGCCTCAACACATATTATTCTTATGATTGGATAccccaaataaattaaatgaccTTTTAGGTCCTcttaattaactttattttcagtcaactgtctttttggttttttgttctcCACATCCCCctcaaaaaaagacatttttggagGAAGTTCATTATGTAAACTGTTTCCCTTGATACTCaagtaaatgagaaaagataAGATCTTTGTACAATTAAATAACTAATGTCTAGACTACTTAGGTTAAAATCACTGGTCTAGATGTTTGCATCAGTTTGTTTATAAGACTTGGATCTTAAAACCATAcattttcagtaaaatatttatttcagttccCCCAGAATCTTGACAAGGTATTTCATGTCTGTTAACCTGTTTTGTGATGGCTTAACATCAGCTATATTTTTAGGTCAAGTAACATAAAATCTAAACttctaaaaatttactttttaaaactgtgtcTCCAAGTTCTAGGCACTTTTGAGGTATATATTTAGTTTTGACTTTAGTGGGAAAATGTCACCTTTGTAATGAGAAAGAAGTAAATTGTAGAAACCAGAAGTTCTTGTTTTAGTTACTTCACTGTCCCCTTAAATACTGATTCCTAAACATTCTTCtcattcccttctccctccatctctcctggTCAGCTGCATTGCTGGTACCTAAgctatttgggttttcttttttatttatttgttttttcagctctattgaggtataattgacatacaacattatgtaagtttaaggtgatttgatacatttatatactgcaaaatgatgaccaccatagcattagctaacacctccatcccgTCATATAAGCACCATTACTTttttgtggtgaaaacatttaagatctactcttttagcaactttcagctgtataatacagtattactaGCTGTAATCACCATGCTATATGTCAGAGCCGCAGAACTTTTTactcttataactggaagtatTGGGGTTTTAACTGTTATCAACCTAGGGCTTCCCCAGTAGAGATTCTTCTTCATCAAGCTAGAGTGGTAACCTCAGAAATTACCATCCCCAAAGCTTAATTAGACTAGGTCAGATCAAACATACAACAGTTGGAGTTCAAATTCCCATTGAATGGGAGCTACCTACACACATGGGATACCCCAAATTCCATGGTTGCCTCAGTCCTAGGAAATGACTTAAAACCATGTCAGTCAGCCCATGGCCACTGCTAAAAGGAGAATGCTAGGACTATCCACATCCATCCTGAACTTGAGGGGGTTGGATAGACCCAAAAGGTTTAGGATTCCATTGGCATAAGCACCATTTGCTGTACCTCATTCGACTCTCTGTGAGTCAGTGCTCTTTTCATTTTCCGTTCTTCCCTGACTTCGACCACATAGCCATCCTGTCTCCACAACCTCTTTCTGTTTGATGCATACTTCTTGCTTCTGTCCATTTTCCAGTTCCCACAGCCAAATGGTTCATTATTTCTTCCTCAGTAATCTACTTCTTCCTCCAGCATCACATTCAACACTCAGTCCTTTATGCCTCTTCCACGGTAATTTTTTCTGCCAGCTAATTTAGTGCTGTCATAGTTTTCATCAAAAGCCTATAACGCTTGACCGTTAGCATCTGTGATACTCGAAATTTCGTGACCGTTATCAACCCGGCCTGAGCTACACCATACATCCACCTGACACCATCAGTCAGCATCACACAGCAAATGTTGCCATGCTGACTTACAGTTTACTTCAGCCAGGTTGTCACTCCCATCTGCGTGTTCttgcccttttttcttttgttacaatCCCTCTTCCCAAGTCTTATAGGATTCTTCCCCGAGACTTTTACTAACGATGGCTTCCATCATTAGTAAATAAGGTGCTACTTATTGTACCTACAACTTACCAGTGCGTTTATTAagttaagttttttgttttcttctgggttTAATGCAGGTTGTTGTcttataaattttacattttaatttgtatgtcaGTGTATGCCTATTACATTATTATTCATCTTTAAGATTTATACTGTATGCTTTCTTGTAGACCACAAGGTAGATGTTTAAGAAATACCTACTGATTATTTTAACCTTGGGCTAGACACCTCATTTGTCCTCTCCATTATACCTTTCCTTTGCCCACTCTTAACAGTTGTGTGAGATTTGATAATTAATGAGTATtttgtgttctatttttttagtagtgtgtgcacacacacactttccaaaAGGTAACATAGAAAGATTATGATCTTGCTCACTGACTATGTGACTTcatacaaattatttaacctctctaagcctcaatttcctaatctataaaatggggatgataaaatCTACCTTagagggttgttataaggatgagggggggaaaaaatgtattcagAGTGCCTAGTACAGTGTCTGATAAATAATAGATACTTCAGAAatggtcatttttattattgttagtCTAGGTGCcatgttttaattcattaataCCTATTTTTTCTATCTCTAGGTTGAATATATTTCAGGAAAAGTTTTTTTCACCACCTGTTCTGACTTGAATatgctgaaaaaattaaaatctgcagAAAGGTTATTTTTACTGATTAAAAAGCAGCTTCCGTTGAATGTTTCTTCTGTAAGTAAAGGTACAGTGTATACCTATTGCTCTTACCCCCCATGACATATTGTACTCCAAAGTTTTCTGCTTGGTAATTAATATGTAgccatttcacatttttaagattcattcagACCCATGGGATCGttaattagttatttttctgtatttcctgaACATCATCACCTAATTATGTCTCTTCTCTTTGCAGTCTGCTGCCTTTCTTCTGAGATTGTAGTGTCCTAAGTCACATTTCTTCCTTAAGAATTACGATCAGACACCTTCTCTAGAGCTATGTATGGTCAgtgcatttatttagatttagGAGCATGTGATAACCCAAAATGCATTGATTTAATAAATTGGTCAAAACTTTCACCATCTAAATTTTAACTGATGAGTGATATAATTGGAAAAATACTACATAGTAAAATTTCCTGTTTGGGGAACTTTAACTGTTTTGAAAAAACTTACACCCATTTATAAAGCATTAGAGTTAAAGAGGGCTTGAGAGATTTCTTGTCCACTccctaattttataaatatgctGCTGAAATAATGTAAAGATCTtgataaaagcaacaaaaaaggaTCAGATACATCTGGCTAAAACATTGCCTTAAACCTCATTTTGATTGCTGCTTGTGCACAAGAGACCATGTCATCATATAGTCTATAATAAAATGTGTCAAGAAAGATACAAATGGCAAGAAATCAAGACAGGgcagaaaaattgttttaaagcaaatcctAGGGTATTATATTGTGGGGTCAGTAAAATTTCATCCCAGTATTCCACACACTTTCATCTTTAGAGAACTACAGTAATTATTCTTGGGTCATCTTGATGGCCCTTGTTCATCAAGGAAAGGTTACATTTTATCGAGCATGGCTGGCAGTCCCTAAGTTATGAGTCGGTTGTATATCTGAAGTGTTACTTTGTGGAAACTCCTTTTAGATCTGTGCTAATATTGTATGGTCTAAAATAGTCCCAAGATTCAGTTGCTCTGTTTTTGAGCTCTGTGTTTTgcaatttattctgtttttttaaacttaatttttgtaGGCAAGATCAGCATTATTTTAAAGATCAACACATGCTTTAGGTCTATAAGTATATTGAAGAGATGCATATGTTATCGTAGGACAAATGATCTTGCTAAAGAAAATGATAACTTTGTaggaattttaaaacagttttgacGTTAAGTATggaatatacaaatgaactttattCTGCACAGTATTCttatgttaaattatataaattccaGATGAAAGGGAAGTCACTATTCATGTagcaatttaataaaatttcttattttaaagaaataaaggtaatGGGATTTGGGGGTGAAGAATAGCTTCAATAAAGGGTAaactgagattttatttatttaggaaaaatatttaatgaaatgcaGAAACTTACAAATGATGATCCTGAAAGTTGGTTGAATGCCATTTCAATTTGGAAAAATCTTCTTGAACTTGATgcaaaaaagataaaactttctCAAAAAAATGCTAACTCACTAAAAAGAAAAGTGGGAGAAAATGACATCATTGctaagaaattgaaaacagaacaaATGCAAGAGATACAAGAGAATAAGGAATGCCAACtggaaaaacaaatagaagaagAAACACTGGAGCAAGGAAATTTTACCACTAAAAGAGACAAATCTCAAGAAGAACTTCAGAACGATGTAGCAGAAGCAGTTGATACTCATAACCAGAACGACTTAACTTTCAGAGTTTCCTGTCGCTGCAGTGGAGCCATTGCAAAGACCTTTACTGCACAGGTACACTTTCCCCCTCCAGAGTGGGTTACCATTTTCTAAAAGAACTTATTACTCTTTAGATCTAAAAAGAGGTGAAAACCTTTCTCAGAATACATAAACCAGGCCCAGACAGAAAACTAGGCCTAATCTCATATAACTAAATCTCTTctaaaaatgcattttccttCTTAACTGTACCTCAGATGCTTAAGAGGAATAGTATGCCATTCTATGTAAAGACTTCCTTTTACTTTCTCCCTAAAAGTTTCGATAAACGAATAGATATCCTTTACATTTGGAAATCCTAATATCATGGTCTGAAGCTTTTAGGCTTTCTCTGTAGTTCGGTTCTGTGTTTCTTGAATTGTTGCTCTGCACCAGGTCCTGCATGTGGGATTGTCCCAGGACCCAGATGCAAATACACAGATGGACGTAAAAGGAGAGCAAACACCACGAACAGACCCTACAAAGTTCAGTAATATAAAGGGCATAAGCCTAGGTCCTTTGGCCAGTCTTAAAATCAGACAGACCCTTAAGTTTGAGCCTAATGCTATTGctggtaatttttaaatatataggatTGCCATAGCTAAAACAGTTCATCTTTCAGCTTGCATCTGTTTCCTAAAACCCAGAATGACCGTATTTATCAGGCCATGATCTGGTTATTTCATGTATCTAAAATTACAAGAATAAAGATTACATACAAGTAGACGTTAATGCCATAGGATGTGTTGGGGGTGGAAGAGGTAAAATGTACCCTTTTTGCCTTGAGTAGAAAATGCTTTCGtgtgatattttaatattgtaaCCTTAAATTACCATCAGATAGTCTGATTGATTTTCCTGCAAactctgttagtttttgcttacatttaaacttaaaattttcatttttagtatattctttTCTATAACCTGCTGCTTTTCCAGGAGGTAGGAAGAGTAATTGGAATTGCTCTCATGAAACAGTTTGGATGGAAAGCAGATTTGAGGAATCCAAATTTAGAGGTAAtgaatgttcattttattttatatgcttatAACCTAATTCTTTAAAGACAATGccaactattctttttttaaattgaaatatagttgacgtaaaatattatgtttcaggTGAACTACACAGTGATtcgacatttgcatacattacaaaataatcaccatgtTAAGTCTAGTAGCCATCTGTCCCCatgcaaagttattacaatattattgcaATGTCAACAACTTTTACTGTGCTTTTCAATTTTgctttagagttttaaaaatcatgtctACATGGATCCAGCAGTCTGTTTCCTCTTTAGCAATAGAATACTGCAGATAATTTTGCTAGTAGTTTTCACTGTGAAAATGTCTCATCCAAATAGGACTTTTGGAATGGAATTGTTTAGTCACAGTTAAACTGAACATTTAACATAAGGTTGCAGAGATGCTCTCTATAATCACTATAATAAATAACAAGTCTGTATAATAAGAAATTCTAgctaatggtaaaaaaaaaaattggaaaacaaaaagGCCAATACAAAGTTAAATAGTGTGTTAATCGTGGCTTTGTTAGGGTTtggggattatttttctttttctctattttcaaaatCAATTTAAGGAGGTTACACAATTTTTAATTAGAACAAAGTAAACACATGGGAAAACAAATTCTAGctataaaaaatattcttcactATTTTTTGAAAACCATCTCATAAATTTGACCAGTTTAGTCACTTTTATGATTCGTTAATTCATACATTTATTGTTATATAGCTTTAAATGGAGTAATGGCTGGCCAAACCAGAagattttgtgttgtttttcagttttgttatttgatattttttgcttttaataagtCGTGcctcttttatattctttattgcTGTTATGCAAAATATTTTGACCTCAAGAATGTTTTGACATAAGGGTGTCTTCCTTCATCTGCCCCTTTCCACTTTTCTTATCTTCTGCTCTCCTGGtttcctcctctccatctctccctgacTCTATCTCACTGTCTcagaattatagttttctcataGTTTAgctcataaataaatatatctaatttAATTCCTATCATCCATTTAATGCAATTAATAACAGCTATTGGTAGAAATaatcaacacaaaacaaaattgacaacAATAGAATCACACATAGTAAAATCCGTGACCAAAATTGACAGAAGaaacaaatcttaacaaattttGTTCTGTACAGTTAATAGAAAAACCTTCATAGTGGGGAAAGCTATACCTGATAAcatttgatatataaaaatatcagtatATCATATctttaatataacttttaaatagaaaagaatgaatcCCAATTAGTAGTTTTGCTAAagtgaataatataaaaaattggAAAGTTTAGCTTCAGTAATCAAGGAATTAAACTGACTAAATGGAGTTCACTCCAGattattcttttcttaataaaagtTTATCAATATTGGAATAATTCTgattaaactatattaaaataccTTTGGGGTGAAAGTATCAGGAATCAAATGTTCTTGAGGTCAAACAGCAGAATTAGAGAATTCCATAAGCCTCATCAGGCTACAGAAGGAGGgttctttaaaatttatgtggGCTACTAATTATAACTTGAGATATTTAAATCCTCATCATGGCCTATCATGACGACTACAGCTGACACTGCTATACAACTTAAAGGAAGgtggttaagagagtaaatcctaggaGTCCTTATGACAAGgaaaaagtttttcctttttccccttcttttccttttatctatatgagaagatggatgttagttggacctattgtggtaatcatttcacaatatacgtGAATGAAACCTTCATGCTATATGCCTTAAACATATAgagtgatatatgtcaattatttttcaataaaactgggaaaaaaataaccagGTAATAGGAAGAAGCTCCCCTATAAATAGTAGGGAGGGAAAAGGTCACACTTGCTACAGTATATTTGGCTTAAAGAAAGTTTTCTGTTAACCATGGCATCAAGTCTTATTTGAGGCTAGAATTAGGGTAGATTTAGGTAGTTGTCTCTAacctaaaatgatgaaaaatctaatttAGTTAAGGTAATTCAAAGAATCGCTGGGAAGAAAGGTGACCTTGAGTTCTTCGTAATATGATTCTCAATATAACTTGTATACAATTTGACCTCAGAATTTTTCTATGAGACGTACTTAAAATTTACTTTGCCTCTGCTCAGtaaaaaatattatggaaaatttttctGGATATGACAAAGCCTTggaatttcttattaaaatataggTTGTATCGGTTCAAAATGGAAGTTTTCAAATTGTCAGTCATTTGGTAATGCATTTCCTGTTCCATTTTAACTTCTGTATTTGTTCTTTCAGATCTTTATACATCTAAGTGACATTTACTCTGTGGTGGGAATTCCTGTGTTCAGGTAGATATTGTTTCTAAGTTTCAGGCTTGTTCCTTAGTAGAGTTTgtaaaattaagaactttgtgcttttatttatagTATGAAAGAAACATTGATATATCAGAGGGGGCTAAAGGCAAAGCATTTGAGTTCTTTGCTTGAGCCAGTAAAGTGTTTTCACGGAGCTCAGTAGATATGATCTGATCGGACTAGAGCTGTGAAAGATTTGATCACAATAACCCACTGATTACATGATTCATACTGAAAATTATAtctaattatttctattattaaatgATTTTCACAGGCCCATATTTAAGCTAAAATTTTTAGTCTGTTGGTCTCTtggatttttttattaaattagaaaatacaacaCAGTTCTTAAAAGTCACCTTAAACATTCTTCAAATTTTATTGCAGTTCTTTTGTTGTGGGAGAGtaattccagtttttaaaatcttcttcaGGTTTTCTCCCTAGTTATGTTGGgtactatataataataaatgcagTTGATTCCTTTTCTTAACTTATTGAACCCTTATCATACGACAGGTCCTTTTTCTAGGTGCTTTGGGAAGAAAGAGCTGGTTGGATGATGGAAATAGGGATTTGCAGTTTTTTGGGAACATGTGAATATTGTTGGCATCTCCAAAACATTTTATGTGCAAAGCCCTGTTTACACAGTATAAGGTGATTTAGATACCCCTTCTCTCGGTGATTCTAGGCatggaatgtttttaaaatcctaaaagtGCTATAGGAATACCTCACTTACCCTAAGCTCACATCTGTGCATGTGTAAGCCTGAATCAGGATGTAAAAAGGAATGCTGAAGGTCACTGTAATAGCTTTTATCAAATGGTGCACCATAGCAGTTGATTAGCACCATGCTGAGAACACTGTAGACGTTCAAGAAGTGTTGAATGATTGAGTTCCACTGTGTGCTAGTTATAGGGTAGCCCCACTAGCCTCTAGATTACAAAAATCCTGCACCAAGTAATATTTCTTGTCACCTTAACACACACGAGGTCATCACATGCCTCAATGCCCTGTTGGTTTCCCTTGGCCCCCACCTACCCCAGTAGCCTACCAACTCTCCCAGACGAAACCTAACCCTCTGTTTTATACCTACACCTACAAGGTGTCCAGGCTGCCCTACTCCAGTGCCTTTTGAAGTCCCAGGCCCCAACCCCTGCAGAATATTTGTaaaactgggtttttttgttgtttttttttagcaattttgTCTACCAtggttttttttgattttatagtAGTCGACAGGAAAGGTGGGAGAAACTGAAAGATGGCCACATTTCAACCTAGTGTAATTATTGATAGTCACCAAGACAAGGGTAAGGAAGACTAGTAAGAcagtaaaatatgaaatatatttttagaaggaTTCATAAAGCAGCTAAATATTCTTTAACACTTTGGCCCCTAAAAGGGTGAGCGTAAGTGTCTAGAATATTGATTTATAAGGAACATTTCATCCCCAGCAGGGCTGAATGATGCAGTATGAATGTATTTAGATTTTTGGCACCAAATAAAAgaactcatttttaatttgtaatcatatataaaaatgctAACTTTCATGCTCTTTTATTATTAACttaacaaatatacatatatataagtttttatatgtgtttttaaaaggtgtacaattttatttaatgctTGCTAGACACCCTCAAGAAGTCATGCTTATGGCATCTCAAGTAATAACTGGTAATTTAACCTAAAAGTTGACAAATAAAAGGTATGTATCTGAAAATTAAGGCTCAGACCCTGAATGAGCAGTGGCCGAAAATAAGATTGCATTAGACGCTCTGTGATTAGTCTGTTTCACTACCTCAGCGAAGGAAGGAAGCAGTCACGAAGTGTGTTGATTAAAACAGTTCGCCATTGTGTGCGGCAAGGGAGGCGTATGAAGAACTGAAAAGCAGATAGCGGTGGACGAGAGAAGTGACGGTGGAGGTCAGAAACCGTAACCTGGTGACCCTGACAAGAGAAGAAAGTCAGAAGTGATGGAACAGAGGACAGAGCAGCCATTGAGTTTGAGGGACACACAGAAATGTGTATCTTAGTAGCACATCACCTGGTACAGTAAGCATAGTGGATAAGGACCATGGACTTCAGTTCCCCCTTCTCCACAAAATAACTCTGTGAGCTGGGGCATATTATCACATTCCTCTGCTATAAAATCAGGAAAAGGATGGTATCTGCTTCCTAGCTTTGTAGttgggattaaatgagacaacacaCATGAAAATGAGATAACTGCTTTTGTGATAGAGTAAGTGGTGAATAAATTTCaactattctatttttaaacagatCAGCAActagggagggaaggggagaagcatTTACCAGAGTAAGattaattcattcaattaatTTCAAGTGAAATTATCTAATGAGTACTTACTCTGTGCTAAGCATTGTGCTACATATCCAGTGTTCAAAGATGAGTAAGATGGTTATTAAACACAAGGAATTCACTCTAAGGGGGGAACAGATATGTGGTCAGTGCTTGATTGGAATTAGAAAAGAGGGCCTAACTGATGGAGGACAGGTGAGCAAAAGAACACAGAAGAGTATCACTCAGTGTATCACTTAAATGGAGAATAATAAGCAAGGATATCTCAAGTGGACAAGAGAAGGCAAGGATCTTACAAGCAAGGAACTGCATGTGCAGAGGCATGGAGGTGTGAGGAGGCTTGAGGTACATGGGGGACAGCAAGTAGTTTCGGTATAGATGGGACAGGGAATGCATAGGGAGAGTGGTAGAAAAGGAGACAGAGGATTGGGAATGAGTCATGAAGTGTCTTATAAGCCGGGTTAAATAACTTGAGTTTTATTCTAAAAGCAGTAAGAATTTGAAGCAGAAGAGTGTTGTGATTaggtttgtgatttttaaaaaattaccaaggaaattatattttaaagtggaagggaaataaaaaaagggGGGTTAAACTCTTATACTGGTTCAGGCAATGAATGATGAAGAAATGAACTAAGGCAAAGTTGGGGGTAATAAAAAGGAGGCCGTGCATTCAAGAAAATGTTAGGGAGTCTAGAATAACTTACAGATATCTGATTTTGGCAACCAAGAGACACTGGTGTCAGTCACTGAGATATAAAATATGGGGAAAGGAAGTAGTTGTGTGTGCAGTGAAACATGTCCAAGTAGATATTTAAAGTTGCAGCTCTGGAGTTCAGGTGACAAGTCTCAGCTGGAGGTGTAGATGAGATTACCCAGTACATAGATGGTAAGTGGCCTAAGAAAATGAAGACGTATATCAAGAGAGTAAATACAGGGAAAGGAGAGTGTACTTAGTTTATATCTGTAAATTTTGCAGTACTTAAAGAACCTCCAGGTAAAAGATGTCCAAACACACGTTTGAAGATAAAGATCTGGGATTCAGG contains:
- the THUMPD2 gene encoding THUMP domain-containing protein 2 isoform X5, translated to MAAVPGGRRSGSAAGAHFFCTAGRGLEPFLMREVRSRLAATQVEYISGKVFFTTCSDLNMLKKLKSAERLFLLIKKQLPLNVSSVSKGKIFNEMQKLTNDDPESWLNAISIWKNLLELDAKKIKLSQKNANSLKRKVGENDIIAKKLKTEQMQEIQENKECQLEKQIEEETLEQGNFTTKRDKSQEELQNDVAEAVDTHNQNDLTFRVSCRCSGAIAKTFTAQEVGRVIGIALMKQFGWKADLRNPNLEIFIHLSDIYSVVGIPVFRVPLASRAYIKTAGLRSTIAWAMASLAEIKAGAVVLDPMCGLGTILLEAAKEWPNCHCLQKVSILLFPIFHLGKSLS
- the THUMPD2 gene encoding THUMP domain-containing protein 2 isoform X3; this translates as MAAVPGGRRSGSAAGAHFFCTAGRGLEPFLMREVRSRLAATQVEYISGKVFFTTCSDLNMLKKLKSAERLFLLIKKQLPLNVSSVSKGKIFNEMQKLTNDDPESWLNAISIWKNLLELDAKKIKLSQKNANSLKRKVGENDIIAKKLKTEQMQEIQENKECQLEKQIEEETLEQGNFTTKRDKSQEELQNDVAEAVDTHNQNDLTFRVSCRCSGAIAKTFTAQEVGRVIGIALMKQFGWKADLRNPNLEIFIHLSDIYSVVGIPVFRVPLASRAYIKTAGLRSTIAWAMASLAEIKAGAVVLDPMCGLGTILLEAAKEWPDVYYVGADVSDSQLLGACDNLKAAGLKDKIELLKVSVIELPLPSESVDIIISDIPFGKKFKLGKDIKHIIQEMERSSHPFPGHFCGLAYPPAVLGTGALAVNRTELLPTWGWHSSVGRQIMNKSTG